CCTGTTgtgtgattattaaaaatataggatGCTGTAAGAAAGTATCACTGATACAGGTTTAGTAGACTgttaatggatttaaaaattgtaaacacaatttgaataaatcaataattgttttatcattGAAGTTTTCCAGCTTAAACTATGTAACAACATTGCTTACATAagtatattcttgaaatattttgctattaattatattttcactattttgGTCAGTTTTGGTtaaacatctgttgactgaagatggctttGCACAatgaggccgaaatatttcaaaaataatgtgtAAGCTATGTTTTGATACTATGATGAACTACACCCGTCACATAAGTATAAGAACTAAAACCAATTTTTTGTTGTTCAAACAGTGATTACTGAAATTAATAAGTgaaatgtacaacaaataatacaatttatttgctAGTACAACTTCATTCTGTGGTAGGGTTAGCCATTGGAACATACTGTGTCTATTGTTTCAATtctgtatttttctatttttgttatttgtataagGTTGATTAAGTTAGTAGTACAAGTGGTTTTCATTggtttattttgttgtgtttattgttaCGAACTACGGGGACAAAAATTACAAAAGCATTTTAACAGTCACAATATAAAGTTCGTGAAGCAGTATTTGCAACTTTAGAAGACGatgttatgaatattaaatgttttgtttacgaTATTTCTTAACACTTTCATTGTGGCTCTGAGTTAATCTGAGTGGTTTTGAGTACTGCAAGACCAACTATAAGGAATTTGCCTcagttaatgtgttaatatattgaCTGATTATTAGTCGGTTTCAAATATTAATCAAGCTATTACAACAGTGCAGCACTTGTAAAAGATTGATTTCAATGTAGTCTTGGTTTATACCATAAAGAATTTGCCACAgttaatgtgtattttttgttctcttaataCAAGACGCTTAGAATCTGTATCTAATCCTATATGacatttgcactgcttccggagtgacaggatattctggatgggtaaggttagtgGTAGGGGCTACCGCAAATTGGAAAAGTATTGCACTTTTGGGATACAACACATCTCctcacaatacattttttgtaataacaatattaattcattattctTTTGCAGATGCAGTCAACAtgaatatttttaccaaatttatacTTGAACCGGCAAAGATGATAGTCCCCATACAATTGCAAAGTGTAAGGTTCAGATATCATGCAGACAAGCTTGCAAAAGGGAAATTGATTAGGCGGTTTGGTTATGAAGAAAAAATGTTGGAAAGAGGCACCATACCTCATGTTGATGGGTCGAGACTTCCACACCCTATTTACAGACCAAAAGATATGTGGAATGAACGGAGAGCACTTTTTGGCCAAAATGACTATATTGATATCCTGGGCAATGACAGCCTTCATCCaacaaaaattttgtatgatGTTCCTGTCTGGTTGAGAGGTTTCAGGGGGAATGAATATCAACATTGTCTTCGAAAGAAAAATATGCTTCGACATGGATGTGAAAATTATGAAAAGCCATTAAAATGGCACAATCTCAACAAGAGGATAAGATTCTTATACAGATTCttgaataaaaaaaccaaaactggaTTTACCAATAAAGCAAGTGGTTAATTGTTGTATAGCATagaaatttagtttcaataaatgtatattatttcctttttgttATGTTTCCTTCAATCCTTTTTTGGCCTGTGTCTTTAACATCACAACAATGTActaataatgttgtttaaaacattggtactaataatattttttaaatattactgctTTTATCTGTTATGGCCTTTTATGTTTATAGTAAACCatgaaataattttgagttttaatttaagtcTGAGTCATGTGAATAgttgtttaactaataaaatatttagttatatgaaTGTTGTATGTAAAgtaatttcttttcttattttataagtaaacttatATTTGAGAGAATAACTCTTTTTATCTGCATAATTACcatttaaatataacacttaTGTCAGATTACAAAGTTTTTAATGCATAGTGAATAAAATTATGCCCCATGTGTACTTTACCATCTGTCACAAGCgaataaatgcaaaataaaaaaagatttctttGTGTTGAGGAAATGCAAGTaccaaaaattgaaaaaaaatggtCTGTTATAATAAACATGgatatttttctaactttttcaTTAGATGCACACCCATCTACATACCATTAACATCTCATCTTTACCCCCAACCATTCAATAATTAGATGACAAAGGAATTTCCATACCAATATGTtactattatgaaaaattaacaaatgaaaacagttaaatatttttagtttatcaaATTGTGTAAACTAATTTTTCTTAAAAGATTGTTTGTACcattaattcttttaattcacataattaaaagttattttattgtacacattttaaaaagcGTAAGAGAATACTCTGCATACACTGAAGATGGTCAAAGTTGTTAATGTTAAGCTCATAAACAGTGGCAGTGGTGAATTTAGGGGGAAGGAGGCTGTAGGGGCTACAGTGTGATAGCCAATTGTTGAGCTTTCTCTTTAGCATTTCATCTGTGAGGTTTCTTATTTCAGCTGGTTAATAGTTTGACAATTTTGAGCCAATGTAGGATGGCTTCTTTTCGTATAACAAAAATGGTGTGCAGGAAGGGTGTACTGGGGTCTATGATTGGTGTTATAGCCGTCAGATTATGGTGTCGGGGCAATTCTTTATTATCAGCATATAGGACCACTTCTCGGATGTATAGTGATACAGTTATCAGGAGTCTCCGTTTTAAAAAAGTTTCCCTGCAGTTTTCTCTCTGGCCAAGGTTTCCAAGCACTCTTATAgctttttttgtataaaagattCTTTGGAGATTACCTGCTGAGGTGCTTCCCCACGTAGCAATTTTGTGCCTCAGATGGGACTTGGAGTGAGTGATATGTCAGTATTGCTGTAGTAATGTGAGAAATATGAGTTATGCTTTTTAGAATAAAGAGGCAGGTATTTAGTTTTTTGCATAGCAAGAGTCCGGTTTGTAGAGACTTAATAGTGAGACTGAAGAAGGAGACTGTGAGTGAATCACTGCAGTGTTTTAGAAGCCGAGCTGATAAGTCATCAATTCCAGACTTCTTGggctttagattttttttattatatctccAATTTCCTTTTCTTATGTGTAGGCGAAATTAAGAAGTGCAGAATTTGCTGTCTGTTTTGTGAAAGTTGCAGTTCTCTTAGGGTAACTGTTGTTTTGGAGGAGTGTTCTATCTGTAACATTGATGGGGAATTGGTTTAGGTGTTCGGAAATTCCCAATGGGTTGTTAGTTTTGCTTccatttatttcacattttatctGTTTTGTAGTCTGTGG
The Homalodisca vitripennis isolate AUS2020 chromosome 1, UT_GWSS_2.1, whole genome shotgun sequence DNA segment above includes these coding regions:
- the LOC124371442 gene encoding 39S ribosomal protein L51, mitochondrial, which produces MNIFTKFILEPAKMIVPIQLQSVRFRYHADKLAKGKLIRRFGYEEKMLERGTIPHVDGSRLPHPIYRPKDMWNERRALFGQNDYIDILGNDSLHPTKILYDVPVWLRGFRGNEYQHCLRKKNMLRHGCENYEKPLKWHNLNKRIRFLYRFLNKKTKTGFTNKASG